A window from Herbaspirillum sp. meg3 encodes these proteins:
- a CDS encoding pyridoxamine 5'-phosphate oxidase family protein, producing the protein MTSTQPTPAHIATLPTSVAPSGSPWHEGELTLQRSVGAVERMAGPGRNQMARDWMPDQHREFYAQLPFVILGAVDTEGEVWATLRAGRPGFMHADVAEKLTLELAREPLDPADAGMEDGDGIGMLGIELHTRRRNRMNGLVSRQSEDRFHIDVTQAYGNCPQYIQLRQYEFTDAPAGPVSTLSALDADAAAMIRAADSFYVASYVVRDGKKQVDASHRGGKPGFVRIDDDGVLTIPDFSGNLFFNTLGNFLLNPRAGLVFVDFSNGDLLQLSGRAEVILNTPEVAAFMGAERMWRFTPQHVVRRPAALPLRWIDVDAGASPNALITGSWEDAASRLKAAELATQWRPFRVSKIVDESAAIRSFYLLPADGAGMPGTAAGQHVSVRLDVPGADMQIRQYTLSSAPSDAFLRISVKRQGLFSEHLHGAIQVDDIIEARAPAGNFIIDAAMRRPAVLLAAGVGVTPMLSMLRHLIHEGMRKRYQRPVWLFQSARSKAELAFGEEIAALVNAGKGGARHVRVLSQLEENAGDSDIAGRIDIALLKKTLPFDDYDFYLCGPAGFMQQMYDALRAMNVIDARIHAEAFGPSGLQRKVDEQASQIPLKPAATTAVPVVFMRSAKEARWTSDSGSLLELAEQRGLNPESSCRDGRCGTCRTRVLQGEVTYAKTPGFAVEADEALICCALPAEGGTTLHLEL; encoded by the coding sequence ATGACTTCGACACAGCCGACACCCGCACATATCGCGACGCTGCCAACTTCAGTCGCACCTTCCGGATCTCCCTGGCACGAAGGTGAGCTGACTTTGCAGCGCAGTGTCGGTGCCGTCGAACGCATGGCCGGCCCAGGCCGCAACCAGATGGCCCGGGACTGGATGCCCGATCAGCACCGCGAGTTTTACGCCCAGCTGCCCTTTGTCATACTGGGCGCAGTCGATACCGAAGGCGAAGTGTGGGCGACCTTGCGCGCGGGACGGCCCGGCTTCATGCATGCCGACGTCGCGGAAAAACTCACGCTCGAACTGGCGCGCGAACCGCTCGATCCCGCCGATGCGGGTATGGAAGACGGCGACGGCATCGGCATGCTGGGTATTGAATTGCATACCCGCCGCCGCAATCGCATGAATGGTCTGGTAAGCCGGCAGTCAGAAGATCGTTTCCACATCGATGTCACCCAGGCCTATGGCAATTGCCCGCAATACATCCAGCTTCGCCAATACGAATTCACCGACGCACCGGCTGGTCCGGTGAGCACCCTGTCGGCGCTTGATGCTGACGCTGCCGCCATGATCCGTGCAGCGGATTCGTTCTACGTCGCGTCCTATGTCGTCCGCGACGGCAAGAAGCAGGTCGACGCTTCTCATCGCGGCGGCAAGCCGGGATTCGTGCGCATCGACGACGATGGTGTGCTGACCATTCCGGATTTCTCCGGCAACCTGTTCTTCAATACGCTGGGAAATTTCTTGCTGAATCCGCGTGCGGGTCTGGTCTTTGTGGACTTTAGCAACGGCGATTTGCTGCAGTTGAGCGGACGCGCGGAGGTCATCCTCAATACACCTGAAGTGGCGGCTTTCATGGGCGCAGAACGCATGTGGCGCTTTACCCCGCAACACGTCGTGCGCCGGCCCGCCGCCCTGCCGTTGCGCTGGATTGATGTCGACGCCGGCGCATCACCCAATGCGTTGATCACCGGAAGCTGGGAAGACGCTGCCTCCCGTCTCAAGGCGGCCGAACTGGCTACGCAATGGCGGCCGTTTCGTGTCAGCAAGATCGTCGACGAGAGCGCCGCGATCCGATCGTTTTACCTGCTGCCGGCCGACGGCGCGGGCATGCCGGGTACCGCGGCGGGACAACATGTGTCGGTTCGGCTGGACGTTCCGGGAGCGGACATGCAGATCCGTCAGTACACGTTGTCGAGCGCCCCCTCGGATGCGTTTCTGCGCATCAGTGTGAAACGTCAGGGCTTGTTTTCGGAACATCTGCATGGCGCGATCCAGGTCGATGACATCATCGAAGCGCGCGCACCTGCCGGCAATTTCATCATCGATGCCGCCATGCGCCGTCCTGCGGTGTTGCTGGCGGCCGGTGTCGGCGTCACGCCCATGCTGTCGATGCTGCGGCACCTCATACACGAGGGCATGCGCAAGCGCTACCAGCGGCCGGTGTGGCTGTTTCAGTCGGCACGTAGCAAAGCAGAACTGGCTTTCGGTGAAGAGATCGCTGCGCTGGTCAATGCCGGCAAAGGTGGTGCGCGTCACGTGCGCGTGCTGAGTCAGCTGGAAGAAAATGCCGGAGATAGCGATATAGCGGGACGCATCGACATCGCCTTGCTGAAGAAGACGTTGCCCTTCGACGACTACGATTTTTATCTCTGCGGCCCGGCCGGATTCATGCAGCAAATGTACGACGCCTTACGCGCCATGAATGTCATCGACGCGCGCATCCATGCGGAAGCATTCGGCCCTTCCGGCCTGCAACGCAAGGTCGATGAACAGGCTTCGCAGATCCCGCTCAAACCGGCGGCGACAACCGCCGTGCCCGTGGTGTTCATGCGCTCGGCCAAGGAAGCGCGCTGGACGTCGGACAGTGGTTCGCTATTGGAGCTGGCTGAACAGCGCGGCCTGAATCCGGAATCCAGCTGCCGCGACGGCCGTTGTGGCACTTGCCGTACGCGGGTGCTGCAAGGCGAGGTGACTTATGCGAAAACGCCCGGCTTCGCGGTGGAAGCGGATGAAGCATTGATCTGCTGCGCGCTGCCGGCGGAGGGTGGCACGACGCTGCATCTGGAACTGTAA
- a CDS encoding glutathione S-transferase family protein, whose protein sequence is MKLYHHPLSGHSHRAHLFLSLLGVQHELVLVDLKKGEQKSPELLKLNRFGQVPVLQDGDIVVSDSNAILIYLAKSLGRTDWLPENPATAAAIQRWLSVAAGEIARGPAAARLVTVFGAPIDADDAIRRAHAILTLVEQELSTRPWLAAEHATIADVALYSYISSAPEGNVDLSGYPQIHHWLARVEALPGFVAFQKTPVGLAA, encoded by the coding sequence ATGAAACTCTACCACCACCCTCTGTCCGGCCATTCACACCGTGCCCACCTGTTTCTCTCGTTGCTGGGCGTGCAACATGAACTGGTTCTGGTCGACCTGAAAAAGGGCGAGCAAAAATCCCCTGAACTGCTCAAGCTCAACCGCTTCGGCCAGGTTCCCGTACTGCAAGACGGCGATATCGTCGTCAGCGATTCCAACGCCATCCTGATTTATCTGGCCAAGTCACTCGGACGCACCGACTGGCTGCCGGAAAACCCGGCAACGGCGGCGGCAATACAACGCTGGTTGTCAGTCGCTGCGGGCGAGATCGCACGCGGCCCTGCCGCTGCCCGCCTGGTGACCGTATTCGGCGCACCGATTGATGCCGACGACGCAATTCGCCGCGCTCACGCCATCCTGACGCTGGTGGAGCAAGAACTGTCGACCCGTCCATGGCTGGCGGCTGAACACGCCACCATCGCCGACGTCGCGCTCTACTCGTATATCTCCAGCGCGCCCGAAGGCAATGTCGACCTGAGTGGCTATCCGCAGATCCACCACTGGTTGGCCAGGGTCGAAGCGTTGCCTGGTTTTGTCGCATTTCAGAAGACGCCTGTCGGTCTGGCCGCCTAA
- a CDS encoding LysR family transcriptional regulator: MDRLESMAIFLAVVDEGGFAAAARKMNISPPVVTRAVSDLETAIGVRLLTRTTRIVRVTDVGARYAEDCRRVLADITEMEDLAAGAHGAVRGRLVVTAPALFGRMYVTPIVMEYLRRYPEAEVECRFADRIINMMDEGIDVAVRIGHLPDSSYQAIPVGTVRRVVCASPDYLSKHGTPQAPDDLRQHVIVSSNGISTSPDWRFTKGDASTLVRVQPRMTVLSNDEAIIAALDGFGITRVLSYMVAPHLSDGRLVEVLREHETPTLPVHVVQHEGRHAARKVRAFLDLAVGELRGERPAKE, translated from the coding sequence ATGGATCGACTTGAGTCGATGGCGATTTTTCTTGCCGTGGTTGATGAAGGCGGATTTGCCGCCGCTGCGAGGAAAATGAACATCTCGCCACCTGTCGTCACGCGCGCCGTCAGCGATCTGGAAACAGCCATCGGCGTGCGCTTGCTGACACGCACCACGCGTATCGTTCGTGTCACCGACGTCGGCGCGCGCTATGCCGAAGACTGTCGCCGTGTGCTGGCCGATATCACCGAAATGGAAGACCTTGCCGCCGGCGCCCATGGCGCGGTGCGCGGTCGCCTGGTAGTGACGGCGCCGGCGCTGTTCGGCCGCATGTATGTCACGCCCATCGTGATGGAATACCTGCGACGCTATCCCGAGGCCGAAGTCGAATGCCGTTTTGCCGATCGCATCATCAACATGATGGACGAGGGCATTGATGTGGCGGTTCGTATTGGCCACCTGCCCGATTCCAGTTACCAGGCGATCCCGGTCGGCACAGTGCGGCGGGTGGTGTGCGCCTCGCCGGATTATCTGAGCAAGCACGGTACGCCGCAGGCGCCGGATGATCTCAGACAGCACGTGATCGTATCGTCAAACGGCATCTCGACGTCACCGGACTGGCGCTTCACGAAGGGCGATGCAAGCACCCTCGTACGCGTGCAGCCGCGCATGACCGTTCTCTCGAACGATGAAGCCATCATCGCTGCGCTCGACGGTTTCGGTATCACGCGCGTGCTGTCTTACATGGTGGCGCCGCACCTCTCGGACGGACGACTGGTCGAAGTATTGCGCGAGCATGAAACACCAACGCTGCCCGTGCATGTGGTGCAACATGAAGGCCGCCACGCCGCGCGCAAGGTACGCGCCTTCCTTGACCTTGCGGTCGGTGAACTGCGCGGGGAACGGCCTGCTAAAGAGTAA
- a CDS encoding YbfB/YjiJ family MFS transporter, with protein MHDPTAATEQARATSPAHHDFIMRHPLLTALALSLGTAIALGVARFSYALLLSPMRTDLGWPYLIAGGMNTGNALGYLLGALATPPLARRFGTHKMLIGGALATAFFIILSGLFIDTASLLFLRVVTGAVSAFIFITGGILVTRLAALHPQRAGFLLGVFYGGSGIGIVISAWLVPLTIAAANVYGVAHSWQWAWLAMGILSLIATVFMAPPALRIPDLPSQARGAGHVRYRSLAFGLTGYFMFGLGYIGYMTFVIALLKEQGMSAGMITLFYTLLGVAVMASSRLWAGMLDKFRGGESLAILNALLSIATLLPAVTAAPVAVFISGLMFGGVFLSAVASTTALVRHNLPPASWSVGISAFTIVFAAGQIVGPSIVGWIADRSGGLQQGLMFSAAALLIGALLAWRQRPLTVLQN; from the coding sequence ATGCATGATCCGACTGCGGCCACCGAACAGGCGCGCGCTACTTCTCCTGCACACCACGATTTCATCATGCGCCATCCGCTGCTGACGGCACTGGCGCTGTCGCTGGGTACGGCAATCGCGCTCGGCGTGGCGCGCTTCTCGTATGCGCTATTGCTGTCTCCAATGCGCACCGACCTCGGCTGGCCCTACCTCATCGCCGGTGGCATGAACACCGGCAACGCGCTCGGCTACCTGCTCGGCGCACTCGCCACGCCACCGCTGGCACGACGCTTCGGCACGCACAAGATGCTGATCGGCGGGGCGCTGGCGACAGCGTTTTTCATCATCCTGTCCGGCTTGTTCATCGATACGGCAAGTTTGCTGTTTTTGCGTGTCGTGACCGGTGCGGTCAGCGCATTCATTTTTATTACCGGTGGCATCCTGGTGACGCGCCTGGCGGCACTGCATCCGCAACGTGCCGGATTCTTGCTAGGCGTGTTCTATGGCGGCAGCGGTATCGGCATCGTGATTTCCGCATGGCTGGTGCCGTTGACGATTGCCGCTGCGAATGTCTACGGCGTCGCGCACAGCTGGCAATGGGCGTGGCTGGCGATGGGCATCCTGAGCCTGATCGCGACGGTTTTCATGGCGCCTCCGGCGCTGCGCATTCCGGATCTGCCGTCGCAGGCGCGCGGTGCGGGACATGTCCGCTATCGCAGCCTGGCGTTCGGCCTGACCGGATATTTCATGTTCGGACTAGGCTATATCGGGTACATGACTTTTGTCATTGCATTGCTGAAAGAACAAGGCATGTCGGCCGGCATGATCACGCTGTTTTATACGCTGCTGGGTGTCGCCGTAATGGCGTCGTCGCGGTTGTGGGCCGGCATGCTGGACAAATTCAGGGGCGGCGAATCGCTGGCCATCCTCAATGCCTTGCTGAGCATCGCCACCCTATTGCCGGCGGTGACTGCGGCGCCGGTGGCGGTGTTCATTTCCGGCCTGATGTTCGGCGGCGTGTTTCTCTCCGCAGTCGCGTCGACAACTGCATTGGTGCGGCACAATCTGCCACCGGCCAGCTGGTCGGTCGGCATCAGTGCGTTCACGATCGTGTTTGCGGCCGGACAGATCGTCGGGCCAAGCATCGTCGGCTGGATCGCCGACCGCAGCGGTGGTTTGCAGCAAGGACTGATGTTCTCTGCGGCCGCCTTGCTGATCGGTGCGCTGCTGGCATGGCGCCAGCGACCACTGACTGTGCTGCAAAATTAA
- a CDS encoding HD-GYP domain-containing protein encodes MPDLTDQPEPTPPLSLTPAPTTSINILQREAINALLSLQNLIDDYTPQHENRVATLALRIGRHLALDAPRLEALHLAALVHDIGKVNIPLEILNKPGRLTDAEFTLIKTHVQTSYDVLRRISFTHPVADIVYAHHEYLDGSGYPRGLRGDQIMLESRILTVADIVESMSEDRPYRKSLGMDAALTEIRRLRGTRLAPLVVDACLHVCSDDATSPEPAHA; translated from the coding sequence ATGCCTGATCTGACCGACCAACCTGAACCGACGCCGCCACTTTCATTGACACCTGCGCCAACTACGTCAATCAACATCCTTCAGCGCGAAGCAATCAATGCCCTGCTCTCGCTGCAAAACCTGATTGACGACTACACGCCGCAACACGAAAACCGTGTCGCCACGCTGGCCTTGCGCATCGGCCGTCATCTGGCGCTTGACGCGCCCCGGCTCGAAGCATTGCATCTGGCGGCACTGGTACACGATATCGGCAAGGTCAACATTCCGCTGGAGATACTCAACAAACCCGGCAGGCTCACCGATGCGGAATTCACACTGATCAAGACGCATGTGCAGACCAGTTACGACGTGCTGCGCCGCATCTCGTTCACGCACCCGGTTGCCGACATCGTCTACGCCCACCACGAATATCTCGACGGCTCCGGCTATCCGCGCGGCCTGCGTGGCGACCAGATCATGCTGGAGTCACGCATCCTGACCGTCGCCGACATCGTCGAATCCATGTCCGAAGACCGCCCCTATCGCAAGAGCCTCGGCATGGACGCCGCCTTGACGGAGATCCGACGCTTGCGCGGCACACGCCTGGCGCCGCTCGTGGTCGATGCCTGCCTGCACGTATGCAGCGACGACGCAACCTCCCCAGAACCCGCGCACGCCTGA
- a CDS encoding MFS transporter: protein MTTDLTNSTSDNASLGTLALPVRWRQVAIPFFFFLLGLLYASWAARIPSIRDNLQLDPATLSLVLLCGGIGAVGSFPLAAWLNAHYGPRRTTWYAGLVLLVTLPLLGIAPNLILLMLFSAMYGAASSCFDVAINALGAVAEKQAGRSIMSLLHAWFCVGTFSGALLGSAVASFEVAPFWHFLALALLFLVPLRLGYKAMPNDRPEPSADKKIFAIPHGHLVALGLIGFCGAIVEGSIADWSGLYMKDHMQAGDGGAPLAYAAFAGMMLLARLVGDRLKERWGARKVVGFGSLLAAAGVFVAVAAINMPMAIIGFAVAGSGVAMVFPFIFSAAGRHGSIALAGVATLSYSGGLIGPPIVGFLAHGFGLQAGLAFIGALCIAVALAASRAVWLE from the coding sequence ATGACAACCGACCTGACCAATTCCACTTCTGACAATGCCAGCCTCGGGACATTGGCGCTGCCTGTGCGATGGCGACAAGTCGCCATTCCGTTTTTCTTTTTTCTGTTGGGATTGTTGTACGCCAGCTGGGCCGCTCGCATTCCATCGATTCGCGACAACCTGCAATTGGACCCGGCCACACTGAGCCTGGTCTTGCTGTGCGGCGGTATCGGTGCGGTCGGCTCGTTTCCCCTGGCGGCATGGCTGAACGCGCATTATGGTCCACGCCGTACGACGTGGTATGCGGGGCTGGTCTTGCTGGTCACTTTGCCGCTGCTTGGCATTGCTCCCAACCTGATACTGCTCATGTTGTTCAGCGCGATGTATGGTGCGGCGTCGAGCTGCTTTGACGTCGCCATCAACGCCCTTGGCGCCGTCGCGGAAAAACAGGCCGGACGTTCCATCATGTCGCTCCTGCATGCCTGGTTCTGCGTCGGCACCTTCAGCGGCGCTTTGCTGGGCAGCGCTGTGGCTTCATTCGAGGTGGCGCCGTTCTGGCACTTCCTGGCATTGGCTCTACTGTTCCTTGTGCCATTACGCCTGGGGTATAAAGCCATGCCCAATGACCGGCCGGAGCCGAGCGCCGACAAAAAGATTTTTGCGATCCCGCATGGTCATCTGGTGGCGCTGGGACTGATCGGTTTTTGCGGTGCGATTGTCGAGGGATCGATTGCGGACTGGAGCGGTCTGTACATGAAAGATCACATGCAGGCAGGTGATGGCGGTGCGCCGCTGGCTTATGCAGCGTTCGCCGGCATGATGCTGCTGGCGCGCCTGGTTGGCGATCGCCTGAAAGAACGCTGGGGCGCCCGCAAGGTTGTTGGATTCGGTTCGTTGCTGGCGGCAGCCGGTGTGTTCGTCGCGGTGGCGGCAATCAATATGCCGATGGCGATTATCGGGTTTGCAGTGGCAGGCAGCGGTGTGGCGATGGTGTTTCCGTTTATCTTCAGCGCAGCCGGGCGACATGGCTCGATTGCGCTGGCCGGGGTGGCGACGCTGAGTTACAGCGGCGGCCTGATCGGGCCGCCGATAGTCGGTTTTCTGGCACACGGATTCGGCCTGCAAGCAGGATTGGCGTTCATTGGCGCGCTGTGTATTGCAGTGGCGTTGGCGGCCAGCCGCGCAGTGTGGCTGGAGTAA
- a CDS encoding META domain-containing protein produces the protein MKQYLAVMTTAMVAVMGLAACAAQPSTDTTAGLTSAQWELTNWPGHEIPHGDNGEPVILNFQDNGKEASVSGRAWCNRFTAPYVLREGSRLTIGHAAATRMACMGKAMEFESAFLDKLQALDRYQIDGDSLKLFAVDGEVMTLQARKKEAAPSSGVSGK, from the coding sequence ATGAAACAATATCTGGCAGTGATGACCACCGCGATGGTGGCCGTAATGGGGCTGGCGGCCTGTGCGGCGCAGCCGTCGACCGATACCACGGCAGGTCTGACAAGCGCGCAGTGGGAGCTGACCAACTGGCCGGGCCATGAGATTCCACACGGCGATAATGGCGAGCCGGTGATCCTGAATTTTCAGGACAATGGCAAAGAAGCCAGCGTCAGCGGCCGCGCATGGTGCAACCGATTTACCGCGCCCTATGTGCTGCGCGAAGGCAGCCGTTTAACGATAGGGCATGCTGCCGCCACGCGCATGGCATGCATGGGCAAGGCGATGGAGTTTGAGTCGGCTTTCCTCGACAAGCTGCAGGCGCTGGATCGTTACCAGATCGATGGCGACAGCCTGAAATTGTTTGCCGTCGACGGCGAAGTCATGACGCTGCAGGCCCGCAAGAAAGAGGCGGCGCCATCCTCCGGTGTCAGCGGCAAGTAG
- a CDS encoding alpha/beta fold hydrolase translates to MRDLVFLPGFMLNASLWDDMRSDLATLGSLHFGDLGQDDSIAAMADRVLSAAPEKFVLFGFSMGGFVAQAITLKAPERVLGLGLLNTSSRPQSEKESAGTLAQIALAEKTPFKGLTSRALASSLHPDRSTDQGLLQRLQAMALANGKEVFLRQLSTLRDGSYADLHRIKSPTLIVASDADRLRTVEESEEMAQRIPSARFEIVRDCGHMTPMEKPEELFRIIRDWIAASRL, encoded by the coding sequence ATGCGCGACCTGGTTTTTTTGCCCGGCTTCATGTTGAACGCCTCCCTCTGGGATGACATGCGTAGCGATCTTGCCACGTTGGGCAGCCTGCATTTCGGTGATCTGGGGCAGGATGATTCCATTGCCGCGATGGCCGATCGCGTCCTGTCGGCGGCGCCGGAGAAGTTCGTGCTGTTCGGCTTTTCGATGGGCGGCTTTGTGGCGCAGGCGATTACCCTGAAAGCGCCGGAGCGTGTTCTTGGACTGGGCTTGCTCAATACCTCCTCGCGTCCGCAAAGCGAAAAGGAATCTGCCGGCACGCTGGCGCAGATCGCGCTGGCAGAGAAGACGCCTTTCAAGGGATTGACCTCGCGCGCACTGGCGTCGTCGTTGCATCCGGACCGTTCGACGGATCAGGGTTTGTTGCAACGTTTGCAAGCGATGGCGCTGGCCAACGGCAAGGAGGTTTTTCTGCGGCAGCTATCGACGCTGCGCGACGGCAGCTATGCCGACCTGCACCGCATCAAGAGCCCAACGCTGATCGTGGCGAGCGACGCCGATCGTCTGCGTACGGTGGAAGAATCGGAAGAAATGGCGCAGCGCATTCCCTCAGCGCGCTTTGAGATCGTGCGTGATTGCGGGCATATGACGCCGATGGAAAAGCCTGAGGAACTGTTCCGCATCATCCGCGATTGGATCGCGGCCTCGCGGTTGTAA
- a CDS encoding nitronate monooxygenase family protein, which yields MPNRTIPAILQNLRLPVIASPMFIASSPALVAAQCKAGIVGSFPALNARPAEQLDVWLTQLQTELAEYKAAHPDAIIGPIAVNQIVHQSNDRLAHDVEVCVKHRVPIIISSLRAPPKEMLDAIHSYGGIVLHDVISIRHAQKALEAGVDGLILVAAGAGGHAGALSPFALVGEVRKFFKGPLILSGAIATGDAILSAQAMGADLAYIGSRWLATKEANVTDEYRQAIVDSTAADVVYTNLFTGVHGNYLKKSIVNAGLDPDNLPEADKTKMNFGSGGDTKAKAWRDIWGAGQAVGLMDDVPTVAEMVDRLEKEYAAARQRLAI from the coding sequence ATGCCCAATCGCACCATCCCTGCCATTCTGCAAAACCTTCGTTTGCCCGTGATTGCTTCGCCGATGTTCATCGCCAGCAGCCCTGCGCTGGTAGCGGCCCAATGCAAGGCGGGTATTGTCGGCTCCTTCCCGGCACTCAACGCGCGGCCGGCTGAGCAACTCGACGTCTGGCTGACGCAATTGCAGACAGAACTGGCGGAATACAAAGCGGCTCACCCCGATGCCATCATTGGCCCGATCGCGGTCAACCAGATCGTGCATCAGTCCAATGACCGCCTTGCCCACGATGTGGAAGTCTGCGTGAAGCATCGCGTGCCGATCATCATCTCCAGCCTGCGTGCACCACCGAAGGAAATGCTGGATGCCATCCACAGCTATGGCGGCATCGTGCTGCATGACGTGATTTCGATCCGCCATGCGCAGAAGGCATTGGAAGCCGGCGTCGACGGCCTGATTCTGGTCGCGGCCGGTGCCGGCGGGCATGCCGGTGCGCTGTCGCCGTTTGCACTGGTGGGCGAGGTGCGCAAGTTCTTCAAAGGCCCGCTGATTCTGTCGGGCGCCATCGCCACGGGCGATGCCATCCTGTCGGCACAAGCCATGGGCGCGGATCTGGCTTATATCGGTTCCCGCTGGCTCGCGACAAAAGAGGCCAACGTCACCGACGAGTATCGACAGGCCATCGTCGATTCGACCGCTGCCGATGTGGTCTACACCAACTTGTTTACCGGCGTGCACGGCAACTACCTGAAGAAGTCCATCGTCAATGCCGGGCTTGACCCCGACAATCTGCCGGAAGCGGACAAGACCAAGATGAACTTCGGTTCCGGCGGCGACACCAAAGCCAAAGCATGGCGCGATATCTGGGGCGCAGGCCAGGCGGTGGGTCTGATGGATGACGTGCCTACGGTGGCCGAAATGGTGGATCGCCTGGAAAAAGAATACGCTGCGGCGCGTCAACGCCTCGCCATTTAA